DNA from Penaeus vannamei isolate JL-2024 chromosome 3, ASM4276789v1, whole genome shotgun sequence:
TGCTATTACTATGACTACGACTGTTATCAATGTATGAATCATACtcttattgacatcattattgacatcaccattatcataatagtgcTATCATACCTATTATCAAAACtgacattatcatttcattttaaattaatattctaatcatcatcatagtcgaCTGCTGATGTggtgctttcattattattaattgatcaataatgtatataaaactcACCAttttataatgatcatcactTTGTACTAATATTATTAGtgctttttctctccttgtcatCACCACCAAACAGAGAATAACAGGAcctcaaacacaaacaacactcgTGATAAACCTTTACTCTTGTACATCGCTAACAACGTGTCACTAACAAGCTCCATTACACCGAACACAACACTCAGGTGGCTTCGTTCAGCAAAACTCCCAGTCCGTGTGTTCGGGATGCCGGCACGCTTTCGGACACGCGAATCGCACCTGGAAGCCCTCCGGATGTTTACTGTAgctgggggcgagagggagagagaaacgaacgcatggtaatgattaaaaacataatgataaagaaatgaacagTAATTAGACTGAACCTAACACATCGCATACTTATTCCTTATTTATAActaatttatttacctatttataagGAATTCAGAACTCATTAATGTTTATTTagattcttctttatctattcacttattttatGTAAATTATTCATGTCTATTTCCAtaattgattttatattttttttatttatatatttattcatgaaaggtggaataatgcactagcgtattgatatgatgaatgaataacctctccgatagcaTCTAAGAGCTAATTACTTTCCATAATTACCTATCTAacacgtgagtaaggatagccaagttttacacacactccccatgtGTTTCATCATAGTGctctattccatctttcattaaataaacatcaggatttcggatttcggatttgaactgctctatcactatctaccgagtgcccacggggagtgtgtaaaactttgctatccttactcgcgtatgagtagataggtaatgtctgtggaagctagttagctcctagttgcacactatTTTAGTGGGTCACTTAGTTCATTGGTAGAACATTCGCTTTGCAACTGGCTGTTtgcaacagtgagggttcgagtccctattggagaggtttattcatcatatcaatttcTATGGCTATTTATAACTTCTATTCCTAATTTACTCGTTATTTACCCAAGTTGCCACATATACTTACTCCTTATTTCCCACAAAGGACCTCTCGACTCGCTGTGTCGGAAACGGAGTGAAACCTTCAGGAAATTTTTCACAGCAGAAGCTACTATGGGAAACGAGGTCAGTCTTAAACGTTGACCAGAGCACTTTCTGCAAAGGGAAACGAGGTCAGTCTTAAACGTTGACCAGAGCACTTTCTGCAAAGGGAAACGAGGTCAGTCTTAAACGTTAACCAGAGCACTTTCTGCAAAGGGAAACGAGGTCAGTCTTAAACGTTGACCAGAGCACTTTCTGCAAAGGGAAACGAGGTCAGTCTTAAATGTAAAGGGAGACGGGGTcgatcaaaaaaaaataaatgttttaaatATGTTAAACGTTTTAGATATTTTAATCCCACAAGATATCTGACTAACTTAGCTTAGATAACTTTTAATAATCAGTCAGTCAAGTGTTTTTTGGGGATGGGTGTTGAGTGTGTGAGGGTAGAGATATCAATTAAATATCTTAATATCAGTATGTGTAagaatgtgttttgtttatgttgctgtGCTTGAAGGAGAGTTCTCAACTACTGTGTTTAACTGCTTAAAAATCATTTACAAGTATCTTTaggataatatatacatttttttctaatttatagATTTGTATCATCAATGCTTCTAAAAGAATGTCAAaagctatttattttttcaactgATAATCACTGAAACAtctaaattaataatgatagtaacagaatagttgaaataaatatatttttaaagtaTTCGAATAAGTAGAACAGTATTAAAAGAATGccctcttagaaaaaaaaatcaaaggagataatttcattaatgataaaaatataataatgaaaatcacatcttcaaaaaatatatatataacaaagataataaggacagtaacaaagtaatagtaatgataaaatgatgatgataaataaaactaACAGTGATAAGCGAAATAAGGATAGCTCGCAACTCACAGCGAAGATGCCTTGGTCAATATCATCCTTATGGGACTCTGATCCGTGCTGTATGATGCTGTTTCTGACGAAGGCGAAGAAGTCcctgctggaggaggagagggcttcggtgcctcctcctcctcctcctcctcctccttctgcattttctttgccattcttttcctccccttcctttccctttccatcttctcctttctctcttttactaccgccttccttcccaccccgtccttcttcctctcctcctgcttctctccctccttccttttctcctcctcctcctcctcgcttcctatCTGCAACATCCATCCTCATGCCCCACATGCCCCCCATCACGTGGGCGCAGTGGTTATGGTGGTCCCTCATGACGTGGAAAGAGCGGTTCGTCCTCAGCCACTCCCGGACGGCGGCTGTCTCGCGCTCCAGGATCTGTGCGCAAGGAGGGggcttgtttagttttttttttttatggtagctGTGTTGCTGGTGGTGCTGctgtttagtttgttttttgagttttattattatcactgtcatgtattattattattaccgtcattatcatcagtactattataatttgactattttcataatcatgattaccattattattatcattaacaacatatgctgtattattattactgccaccaCCCTTATCACCACAAACTCCAACTCCTCACCACCCTCAACCCATCCACATCACCTTGGCATCCGTGTCTCTCGACAAAACCACATCCACATTCGGGTCTCCAATGGGCAGAGCTcgccacagcctcctcctcat
Protein-coding regions in this window:
- the LOC113828022 gene encoding uncharacterized protein isoform X1, whose translation is MLIRTLLRSRRSSLLLALCLGSLAALLLPGPSSNVAEVARKADGGVAVPGLADVERVGLPWWDGGECRCTDTRCQPPPTPTVPREKMGGTCGLRAWRAGGGQKVISYVLYGNNSIYFEGFKKNIDRIRLVYPGWSVWLYTDPRGQHDFLCPLLRDYPYLYVCDVTNLPTLGNRTDMRRRLWRALPIGDPNVDVVLSRDTDAKILERETAAVREWLRTNRSFHVMRDHHNHCAHVMGGMWGMRMDVADRKRGGGGGEKEGGREAGGEEEGRGGKEGGSKREKGEDGKGKEGEEKNGKENAEGGGGGGGGGTEALSSSSRDFFAFVRNSIIQHGSESHKDDIDQGIFAKVLWSTFKTDLVSHSSFCCEKFPEGFTPFPTQRVERSFVGNKDYSKHPEGFQVRFACPKACRHPEHTDWEFC
- the LOC113828022 gene encoding uncharacterized protein isoform X2, which codes for MLIRTLLRSRRSSLLLALCLGSLAALLLPGPSSNVAEVARKADGGVAVPGLADVERVGLPWWDGGECRCTDTRCQPPPTPTVPREKMGGTCGLRAWRAGGGQKVISYVLYGNNSIYFEGFKKNIDRIRLVYPGWSVWLYTDPRGQHDFLCPLLRDYPYLYVCDVTNLPTLGNRTDMRRRLWRALPIGDPNVDVVLSRDTDAKILERETAAVREWLRTNRSFHVMRDHHNHCAHVMGGMWGMRMDVADRKRGGGGGEKEGGREAGGEEEGRGGKEGGSKREKGEDGKGKEGEEKNGKENAEGGGGGGGGGTEALSSSSRDFFAFVRNSIIQHGSESHKDDIDQGIFAKVLWSTFKTDLVSLCRKCSG